The Temnothorax longispinosus isolate EJ_2023e chromosome 7, Tlon_JGU_v1, whole genome shotgun sequence genome contains a region encoding:
- the LOC139815718 gene encoding uncharacterized protein, translating to MMDDEEQEELRCTGSDVEIEEYTDTEESPYVAYQAGGDKLFDTDRENWQQLRFLATLLSVAVSVTVLVISYPLYLESVAAVSSAYTGLLFTALCSACILGLVYFAVDRVSPPPPLIPNSMRIKIPRCGLIKISTLYALSGILITLSLDRNRVLCHLQDPIKGITLVFSLVYYFFFCRKMMSLQRIFSSTTIIVGLFISVDYGLCDEFRCRGREVSSHTTAAMRGTWGARAVWTFVYVGALAAFAMFFTMLERHYTTGQQNVCQMLTTQHSSFLYTVSRLVSSRDIRRRGSEEEGGRLLHVTDPDPTIKPKSYPKPPVMQTLFYIHVITFFAILTLCWLDTLPGIGRGLSPVELYRTVERGLICHFKGGNLCTNVSSHGWTFLFAYVVFAISILNFLSLCESAVFSVATATVSLPLSGIWWSIYRMDVGLHGGSISWSPGVTGELICALLGLPVVLLGLGLLVRSHFRDTHLPYQTIQPPDIQPHEACHR from the exons ATGATGGATGACGAGGAGCAGGAGGAGCTCCGTTGCACCGGCAGCGACGTCGAGATCGAGGAGTATACCGACACCGAGGAGTCGCCATATGTCGCTTATCAGGCCGGTGGCGATAAGCTGTTTGATACGGATCGTGAAAATTGGCAGCAACTCCGTTTCCTGGCCACCCTCCTGTCCGTCGCGGTATCAGTTACCGTACTCGTTATCAGCTATCCGCTTTATCTCGAGAGCGTCGCCGCTGTCTCCAGCGCTTATACAG GACTCCTTTTCACTGCCCTGTGCTCCGCCTGCATTTTGGGATTAGTGTACTTCGCCGTGGACAGGGTGTCACCACCACCGCCGTTAATACCGAACAGCATGCGGATCAAGATACCCCGCTGCGGACTGATCAAAATAAGCACTCTGTACGCCCTCTCGGGAATCCTGATTACTTTGTCCCTCGACCGGAATAGGGTGCTGTGCCATTTGCAGGATCCAATAAAGGGCATCACCCTCGTCTTCTCTCTCGTCTActacttctttttttgtcGGAAAA TGATGAGCTTGCAGCGAATATTCTCGAGCACGACTATAATAGTGGGTCTATTCATAAGCGTCGATTATGGTCTCTGCGACGAATTCCGTTGTCGGGGAAGGGAGGTTTCTTCCCACACGACAGCCGCCATGAGGGGAACCTGGGGTGCTCGGGCGGTTTGGACGTTCGTTTACGTGGGCGCTCTTGCCGCCTTCGCCATGTTCTTCACCATGCTCGAACGCCATTACACCACCGGG CAACAGAATGTGTGCCAGATGTTGACGACGCAGCACAGCTCTTTTCTATATACGGTATCCCGTCTGGTGTCCTCACGCGATATTCGCCGTCGTGGCTCCGAGGAGGAGGGCGGCCGACTGCTGCACGTGACCGATCCGGATCCCACGATAAAGCCGAAAAGCTACCCCAAGCCACCGGTGATGCAAACCCTTTTTTACATACACGTCATTACTTTCTTCGCCATTCTGACGCTCTGCTGGCTCGACACTTTGCCCGGCATCGGCAGG GGTCTATCGCCCGTAGAACTTTATCGTACCGTCGAGCGCGGACTGATATGCCACTTTAAAGGCGGCAATCTGTGCACGAACGTTTCCAGCCACGGATGGACTTTCCTATTCGCGTATGTCGTCTTTGCGATCTCGATCCTCAATTTCCTGTCATTGTGCGAAAGCGCCGTGTTCAGCGTGGCCACCGCGACCGTCTCGCTCCCGCTGTCTGGTATCTGGTGGAGTATTTACAGGATGGACGTCGGTTTACACGGGG GTTCCATCTCGTGGTCACCGGGAGTGACGGGCGAACTGATCTGCGCCTTGCTCGGTCTTCCTGTCGTGCTGCTCGGTCTGGGCCTGCTCGTCAGATCGCACTTCAGAGACACCCATCTTCCCTACCAGACCATTCAGCCGCCCGACATCCAACCGCACGAGGCCTGTCACAGATGA